ATTTTGCGCTTATGGATTTTGAGAGGGAGCAAGGGTATATTCTTTTGTGCACGGCTAAACCGAAAAGTGACCTCGTAATTGAGGCTGATATTGAATTGGAAGAAGGTGTTGAATTTTTCCCAGTGAAGGATTTTATAGGCAAAGTTGTAAAAATTGAAGATTGCGCGGTTGACACAAGGCGATTGATAATTTCAATTGAGGGTGATAGGATAAAGTTTCTTGCCGGGCAATATATTCAACTTGATATCCCGGGCACTGGACAGAACAGAGCGTTTTCCATCGCCTCTGGACCTGATGTTGATGGAAATTCAGAGATTGAGCTTCAAATACGGAGGGTGCCCGGCGGGCTTGCTTCTAAATATGTGTTTGAGGAATTGAAGGAAGGAGAAAATGTTAAGTTTTGCGGACCGTTTGGCAGATTTTTCCTAAGGAAAAACTTTGATAACCCGATTCTTTTTCTTGCTGGGGGAACTGGACTTGCCCCGATTAAATCAATGATAATTGATGCGCTGAGATCAGGTTTAAAACAAGAGATGTATCTTTTTCACGGTTCTAGATCAAGTTCGCATGTTTATGATTTTGAATTTTTCAAAGTGCTTGAATCGGAATATAAAAATTTCCATTACACGCCCTCAGTTGATAATCGGGAAGAGGGATGGGAAGGTGAAGTTGGTTTCGTTCATGAGGTTCTTGGGCGATATTTTCAAAAATTTGAGGGATTTAAAGCGTATATCTCTGGACCACCGCCAATGGTTGATGCCTGCGTTAAGACATTGATGCGTGGGAGATTGTTTTCGGATGATATTTATGTTGAGAGATTTTTCACCGAGAAGGATAGAGTTACAGGTGGTTCAAAGGTTGGAATTGTTTCAAAAATTTAAATTTGAAGTTTTATGTTTGAACCGAACGAGATAAAAACGCTTGAAGTTGGAGAGTATGAGATAATCGGTGGTATAAGAACTCATTTCCATAGGGGTGGGGAAG
This genomic interval from Candidatus Thermokryptus mobilis contains the following:
- a CDS encoding NADH:ubiquinone reductase (Na(+)-transporting) subunit F, yielding MKYKVKIEPLGVELNIDGSQTILDACLRNGVWVPHACTHGTCATCKSKLIEGEVDYGLASNFALMDFEREQGYILLCTAKPKSDLVIEADIELEEGVEFFPVKDFIGKVVKIEDCAVDTRRLIISIEGDRIKFLAGQYIQLDIPGTGQNRAFSIASGPDVDGNSEIELQIRRVPGGLASKYVFEELKEGENVKFCGPFGRFFLRKNFDNPILFLAGGTGLAPIKSMIIDALRSGLKQEMYLFHGSRSSSHVYDFEFFKVLESEYKNFHYTPSVDNREEGWEGEVGFVHEVLGRYFQKFEGFKAYISGPPPMVDACVKTLMRGRLFSDDIYVERFFTEKDRVTGGSKVGIVSKI